From the genome of Thermogutta terrifontis, one region includes:
- a CDS encoding sulfatase-like hydrolase/transferase: MNRAAFALSVLVFGVFVVSPGLSSQQAVAGAPVTERPNIIVILADDLGYETIGANGGTSYRTPRLDSLAATGVRFERCYVQPLCTPTRVQLMTGQSNARNYLRFGVIDPNVTTFAHLFERAGYATGIVGKWQLGREPDLPRRLGFQEYYLWQHTRRPPRYANPGLEIMGVERDYSNGEYGPDLLHQFACDFITRHKAQPFLLYYPLTLTHAPYQPTPDSPDWDPRAVGENVNQHPRHFGEMVEYMDKLIGKLVDHLESLGLRDRTLIIFLGDNGTGKGIRSKMGDREIVGGKGQTTDAGMHVPLIVNGPGLIQSGKVCGDLIDSTDIFPTICEAAGITLPADLVLDGQSFWPQLCGKPAKPREWIYCWYSPRQNNNLAATEFAFNKQFKLYKDGRFFDIINDPEEKSPLDVNTLTGEAARSYQVLLSVLKRHEGIRPPDLDEKVKAQFSTPDSTTPQARRGQRKARQSGVVE, from the coding sequence ATGAACCGCGCGGCATTTGCACTGAGCGTCCTCGTCTTTGGGGTGTTCGTGGTCAGCCCGGGACTGTCGAGTCAACAGGCCGTCGCTGGGGCTCCGGTGACGGAACGACCGAACATTATCGTTATTCTGGCCGACGACCTGGGGTATGAAACAATTGGTGCCAATGGCGGGACGTCTTACCGCACTCCACGATTGGACTCACTAGCCGCCACGGGCGTCCGTTTCGAGCGCTGCTACGTTCAGCCGCTGTGCACGCCAACCCGTGTCCAGCTGATGACGGGCCAGTCCAATGCCCGAAATTATCTCCGGTTCGGAGTCATCGATCCGAACGTCACCACGTTTGCTCATCTTTTCGAACGGGCTGGATACGCGACCGGGATCGTTGGCAAATGGCAATTGGGCCGCGAGCCGGACCTGCCTCGACGGCTGGGCTTTCAGGAATATTACCTCTGGCAGCACACCCGACGTCCCCCACGTTATGCCAACCCTGGTCTGGAGATCATGGGGGTGGAACGGGACTATTCCAACGGTGAGTATGGGCCGGACCTGCTCCACCAGTTCGCGTGTGATTTTATCACACGTCATAAAGCCCAACCATTTTTGCTCTACTATCCCCTGACCCTCACTCATGCCCCGTATCAGCCGACCCCCGACAGTCCGGATTGGGATCCACGTGCAGTAGGCGAAAATGTGAACCAGCATCCCCGCCACTTTGGAGAGATGGTCGAGTACATGGATAAGTTGATCGGGAAGCTGGTGGATCACTTGGAATCCCTGGGCCTGCGGGACCGTACGCTCATCATCTTCTTGGGCGATAACGGAACCGGTAAAGGCATCCGCTCCAAAATGGGTGACCGCGAGATTGTGGGTGGCAAGGGGCAAACCACCGATGCCGGGATGCACGTGCCGTTGATTGTCAACGGACCGGGGTTAATTCAATCAGGTAAGGTGTGTGGTGATCTTATTGATAGCACAGATATTTTCCCCACAATTTGCGAGGCTGCCGGGATCACACTTCCTGCTGATCTCGTTTTAGATGGGCAAAGCTTCTGGCCTCAGTTGTGCGGCAAGCCGGCAAAGCCGCGGGAATGGATCTACTGTTGGTATTCGCCACGGCAGAATAATAACCTCGCCGCAACGGAGTTTGCGTTCAATAAACAGTTTAAACTTTACAAAGACGGGCGTTTCTTTGATATTATCAATGATCCCGAGGAAAAATCGCCGTTAGACGTCAATACGCTGACTGGGGAGGCCGCCCGGTCCTATCAGGTGCTACTCTCCGTTCTGAAACGCCATGAAGGAATCCGTCCACCCGACTTGGACGAGAAGGTGAAGGCGCAGTTTTCTACGCCAGACAGCACGACACCACAAGCGCGCCGGGGACAGCGGAAAGCGCGTCAGAGCGGGGTGGTGGAATGA
- a CDS encoding sulfatase: MTARLEQFAEQRPNAKGQPCPSWQVRWIALLAVFTCSVVTTGWTAAEAPRRPNVLIITTDQQRVDAASVVGNPWLKTPNLDRLASQGVYFTKSYCSYPLCSPSRASLHTGRFPHEMGVDHNNMAIRPGIPVSGELFRDAGYEAAYAGKWHCPAVYPTEGIPGFQVLNRTTRQGKLARDVDAATIEAAIDFLKQPRQKPFYLVVSLINPHDICLPAGEASPLLEQIWQRYGPTAGIELPPLPPNFKLADNEPAWLGQRRPKHPDWDESQWRRYIYAYYRMVEDVDAQIGQLLDAVKEIGAQNNTLIVFTSDHGEGLGCHQWTGKMMFFDAEAAVPLIVSWEGVTPTRIDREHLVSTVDVLPTICDYAGIKPPSDVRGQSLRPIIENPGAPWRGFVVSEIAHTPALGRSFMVRTARYKYIRLAQANSEPVELLFDMEGDPAELNNLAGKTDMRPVLEEHRRILEQWREATGEKSNPVQPSPKPARPQKQRAKKAT; the protein is encoded by the coding sequence ATGACAGCGCGACTTGAACAATTTGCCGAGCAACGACCGAATGCGAAGGGTCAACCTTGCCCGAGCTGGCAAGTCAGGTGGATCGCTCTGTTGGCCGTTTTCACCTGCTCTGTCGTGACAACGGGATGGACCGCGGCGGAAGCTCCACGACGGCCGAACGTTCTCATTATCACGACGGATCAGCAGCGTGTGGATGCTGCGAGCGTGGTGGGCAATCCGTGGTTAAAAACGCCCAACCTTGATCGCCTCGCTTCTCAGGGCGTGTATTTCACCAAGTCTTATTGCTCCTACCCATTGTGCAGCCCTTCTCGTGCGAGCCTTCACACCGGGCGATTTCCTCACGAGATGGGCGTTGACCACAACAATATGGCGATTCGTCCGGGGATTCCGGTTTCAGGTGAGTTGTTCCGTGATGCTGGATATGAGGCCGCGTATGCAGGAAAGTGGCACTGTCCGGCGGTGTATCCCACGGAAGGGATTCCTGGTTTTCAGGTATTGAATCGGACAACACGCCAGGGAAAACTGGCCCGGGACGTGGACGCGGCCACGATCGAAGCCGCCATCGACTTTCTTAAACAACCACGCCAGAAGCCATTCTATCTGGTGGTTTCCTTGATCAACCCACATGACATCTGTCTCCCAGCGGGCGAGGCGAGTCCACTCCTGGAACAGATTTGGCAAAGGTACGGTCCGACAGCGGGAATCGAACTGCCACCTCTTCCGCCGAATTTTAAGCTTGCTGACAACGAACCGGCATGGCTGGGACAACGGCGCCCCAAGCATCCCGATTGGGACGAATCGCAGTGGCGGCGGTACATTTATGCCTATTATCGGATGGTAGAAGACGTAGACGCTCAGATCGGCCAGCTTCTCGATGCCGTCAAGGAAATTGGTGCACAGAACAATACACTGATTGTTTTCACCAGCGACCATGGAGAGGGGCTCGGTTGCCATCAATGGACAGGAAAAATGATGTTCTTTGATGCCGAGGCGGCAGTACCGCTTATTGTAAGTTGGGAAGGAGTGACTCCGACACGCATCGATCGGGAACACCTTGTCTCCACCGTGGACGTGCTACCCACAATTTGTGATTATGCGGGCATCAAACCACCCTCCGATGTACGTGGCCAAAGCCTTCGTCCTATTATTGAGAATCCGGGTGCCCCGTGGCGGGGCTTTGTGGTTTCTGAAATTGCCCACACACCTGCCCTGGGGCGGAGTTTCATGGTGCGAACAGCGCGGTACAAGTACATCCGCCTAGCCCAGGCTAACAGTGAGCCGGTGGAGCTTCTCTTTGACATGGAGGGCGATCCAGCGGAGCTAAACAATCTGGCAGGCAAGACGGACATGCGTCCGGTGTTGGAAGAGCACCGCCGGATTCTCGAACAGTGGCGGGAAGCCACAGGTGAAAAGTCCAATCCAGTGCAGCCTTCGCCCAAGCCTGCTCGCCCACAGAAACAGCGGGCAAAAAAGGCCACCTGA